In the genome of Bremerella sp. P1, the window CAATATCCGAGCGTACTGATGCTGCTTTCCTTCGGCCATCTGAACCAAATCGGAAAACAGATCACGCACTTGGGACGATGATGTCGATGCAGCCAGATCGCGATAAAGGTCCATCAATTTAGCATCGAATGACAGCACCTGTTCAACGATCTCCTCTGCCGTCATCCCGGCGTGCAGGTCTAAGTTCGCAAAGGCTTCGGTGATGGTTTCATCCGCGGTAAACTGCAACCACGTATCCAGGGCCGTCTTTACATTGGATTCTTTTTCATAGCGCCGAACTGCACTATTGAAGGCTTCCTCGTGACGTCCAATGTAAGCCAACAGTAATTGCAGGCGTTCGTCCGGTTCGTTGGTGGAAAGCTGATGACACACCTTGTTCAGTTGGTGGTGTACGCTTCGGACATGATCCAGAATGTCTTTTACTTGTTTCGATGGCATCGGAATGTCTCCTGGTTCCCGAATCGTCATCGTTGCTGGGGTATCGCGAAGTTCGGAATACGACGGGAACTAAATGCATGAATGGTATGGACTAAGCTGCCCATTTGAATAAGCAAAGTGCAAAACTAATGCCGAGCAGGCGCATGTCAGTTATCACAGGCAATTGCGTCGATTTTTGCAACGGGACCGGGGATTGAGTGAGCGAATTCGCACACTGAGTTACAATCCGTGATCCATTCCGCGCGCCCCAAGCAACCGTTGGGGAGTTTAACTCTGATCGAGAGTTGCTATGGGCAATTACCCCTCACCCGAAAACAGATAGATCACATCAGATCAAGTGCGACGAGCGAGGCGGTCTAGCTCATCGTAAAGTAGTGTCGCATTGAGTGGTTTTGAGATGTAGCTATCCATTCCGGCTTCTAAACAGCGCTCACGATCCCCTTTCATTGCATGGGCCGTCATGGCAAGGATCGGAATATGCTTTCCCCCGGACTGTTCGCGGGCACGTATGGCAGCTGTCGCCTCAAACCCGTCCATTTCAGGCATTTGTACGTCCATGAGTACAACGTCGAACAAATTGTCTTTTTCCAATAGGTCCAAGGCAATTCGTCCATTGTCGGCAATGACGACGATGTGGCCGCGCTTCTCTAGCAGTCTTTCGGCTAGTCTTTGATTGACCGGATTGTCTTCGACAAGCAGCAGCCGAAGCCCATTTTCAGATGTAGGTTGATTTGCGGATGATTTGACTTCGCTTGTTTCTCGCTGCTTGGACACTACGTGCTTGCATTGCATGATGGCGTGCAAAAGCTCAGTACGGCGAATTGGCTTGGTTAAATATGCGTCGACGCCGACAGTGTGACATCTGGCTGCATCCTCTCTGCGATCCGCCGAAGAAAGCATCATCAATGTTGATCCAACTAATTCGGCGCGAGAACGAATCTTCTCAGCCAGAGTAAATCCATCCATCTCGGGCATCATGTTGTCGGTCAGCACGATCGAGAAGGGTTCACCGTGCTCGTAAGCCTCGTGGAGTGTTCTGAGGGCGTCGCGACCATTGGTCACGGTTGTGGGCTTCATGTTCCAAGCCGATAACATCTCATGCAACAAGCGGCAATTGGTTAGATTGTCATCAACAACAAGAATGGGAACGCCTCTTAGCTTTTCGATTTCTATAGGCGTCGTCCGGAGTGGCCGAATTTTTGGCAAACCAAACTTGGCGGTGAAATGGAAGGTGCTTCCCTTGCCTAGTTGGCTTTCAACCCAGACTTCACCCTGCATTAATTTGATCAACTGGGCCGAAATCGCCAAACCTAGCCCAGTTCCTCCATACTTGCGGGTCATTGAACTATCGACTTGGGAAAACGCCTTGAACAAGAGCTCGCGCTTATCCTCCGAGATTCCAATGCCTGTGTCTCTGACCGAGAAATGGAGCATTATGTCGTCAGCCGAGCGAGAGTCGACCTCCACCCGCATGATGACTTCTCCCTCGGACGTGAATTTGATGGCGTTTCCCAGCAAATTCACGATGATCTGGCGTAAGCGACCAGCGTCGCCAATGAGTACCTCGGGGACGGAATTGAGGACATGACAGGCCAGTTCGATTCCTTTGCTGTTGGCTTTTAGTGCCAAGAGACCGACTGTATCGTCGAGATGGTCGCGCAGTTCAAATTCAAAGGGCGACAACTCGAGCTTGCCCGCTTCGATCTTGGAAAAATCGAGAATGTCGTTGATGACATCCAGTAAGTGATCGGCGGAATCCTTGACCATCTCGAGATACTCGCGTTGATCACTGGACAAGTTGGTATCCAGTGCCAGGTCTGTCATTCCAATGATGCCATTCATCGGCGTACGAATTTCATGGCTCATATTCGCAAGGAACTCGCTCTTGGTTCGATTGGACGCCTCCGCAGCGTCCTTTGCGATTCGGAGTTCGTTTACCGTTTTGCCCAGCTCTGCTGTCCGCTGGTGAACGCGGTGTTCTAGTTCCACATTAAGTTTGCGCACCTCGGCTTCGGACTGTTGCTGCTGAGCATCATAAGCGGCAATCGCAGCGGCCATCGTTTCCATGTCGCGTGCTAGTTCGCCTAGTTCGTCCTTCGTTTGCACGCCGATGGAAGTGACCGGTTCTCGGTTGGCGATCTGTGTGGCGGCAGCCTTAAGTGCGTAGATGGGGCGAATGATGCTCTTGCTCGCAAAATACCCTGCCGTGGCGACAATGAATGTCAAAAGGCCAATCACGATGCTTGACACCCATATCGTCCTGTTAAATTGGGAGTTTGCCTCGCGGTAGACCTGATCGGCATTATCAATTCGCGTCTGCATCCAACCGTTCAGGTCATCGTTTACCTTCTCGAATTGCAACTGTTCGGCGCCGGTCGCATTGATGAATGCCTCTTCTCGGTATCGCTGCTTTGCTTTCTCGATCGTGAAATCTTTCAGCTCTTTGTATTCGCGCCAGCTGCGTCCCAGTTGCGCAAATGCCTCTGCCTCTTTCGAGTTGCCACTATCAATCTTCCACCGGGAAAACGCTTCGTCGATCTGCCCTGTCAACTTCTGCTGTCGAACGTCGAGGTCTCTTTGTAGAGTCGCATTGGGGGCCATGACAATCGATAAAGATAGTTGCCGCAATTCGTTCAGGGGAACAGCAATATTGCGCGAACTGTCCCTAAAATCTTCAGCAGTTTTATAGACTTGCCCGACCCACGTGAAGGTAGAAGCAGAGTTGGAGATTCCATAGATGCCGAGGCAGGCAAACGCTACGCCCGAGAGGGCCACGAGGAAAATCAGTTTTGATTTAACACCACCCTTAAACATGGGGCACCTGCTACTTTATTTGAACCCGAGTAATTTCCACGGGCGTTCTCAACGAGGGAGGGTAGGGGGCTTTCGAAGATCGAACTGACCAATGCTGTTCGGTCACTTCAATTCTCCATAGCGGCATGCATGCCATGCGATACGGATGGAAAACCACCTCCTTGTTGACGGCGAAGACTTTGTTAGGCGTTGGCACAAACAACATGTATCCCTGGTCGTAGGCGCGCCGCATGATCTTTTCACAGATGTCTGCAAAGTCCGGATCTTCCACGGTCGCTTGGAACATCTCTTCGAGGTATTCATCCATTACCGGATCAGGCAAAATCGTGCTCCAGGCATTGTTCGCCCGAAGCACGAGGAAGACTGAGAAAGGGTGATTGAAGTACCAGTCGTCGTTGCCCCAGATCAATAGATCCCAGTGGTCGCTATTCTTTCCCTTATAGGTTGTAAGCAACTGTTCAAAGATCTCTCGTTCGCTGTTGGTAACTTGGATGTCAAGCGTTACACCGACTCGTGCAAAATGCGTTTCAATACCTCGCCACAGTGGCAGAAAGCGGTCTTGCGTAAGAACACGAAGCGTTAGTCCATCGAGAATGCCTCGAAGCCGCTGCTGTGTCTCATTGTCATTTGGATCGAAATCGGCTGGGGTGGGAAGAAGATGCTGTGAAACTTCGCCAACGCCAGGAAACTGAGGTGAGATCGGAGAAAGAAGTCCTTCATTCTCAAGCACAAAATGAAGCAGATTGTGTCGATTGATCGCTTCATTGAGAGCATTCCTGACGGCTTTGTCTTTTAGCTTTGGATGGCCATTTATCATGTTGAAATGGATAGCGATATTGTCCGTCGAAGGAGAGATGACGAGCTTGCTAAAGTCGGACAGGATGGTCTCGACTTTGTCTTCGGGCGGAATAATCGTAATGTCGAGTTCGCCTTCCTCGTACAAGGCCATTTGCTTTGCTTCCTGACTATCGAGATCGGTGAAGACGGTAATAGTCTCCACTTTCGGATAGTTGGGGTCCCAATAATATGGATTTGCCGTGAGAACCGCCTTGCTCGTTTGGCGGTCTCCTTCCATGTAACCTTCAGTCAGCATATAGGGGCCCAAGCCGTACGGGCCAGGCATCGACAAGTTCGGGCAGTTGTCTTTTCCGTTCCAGCCGCCCGGATTGCGTTTGAGATACTCCTCCGTATAAAACTGCATCCAGATCGCATCGTTCATAAACGAGCCGTATTTCTGGGTCAGGTGAAATCGCACGGTGTAGTCATCGACCTTTTCGACATGGTCGAACACTTCGTCGATTTTGCTGTATTGGACTGGCTTCTTCTTGAAGTATTCCATATTCAGCACAACCGCATCGGCGTTGAACGGAGTACCATCCTGAAACCTGACACCTCGGCGCAGTTGAAATTCGTAGGTGGTATCATCTATTTGCTGATGGTCTACCGCCATGTCGTATTCCCAGCCACGTTGATTGGCCGCCGGTCGAATCAGGGCTCCATTCACTGCATGAGAAGTGTAAAGATAAGGCAAGCTGGGAATGAAGACTTTGACATGCGAACCCTTAACGAGCTTAGTGGAAGCCCGGTTCCATGCATCATCGGTTCGGAGTTCAATCGCCTCGATGGAATTAGTTTGCCCGAAGGATGGCCGGCCAGTCACGCCGACAACAAGTACGAGAGAAACGAGGACCACAAGAAGATAAGCAGGTGAGGTTCGCGGCATACCCGAACTCCTCCTTATTGCAAGTCGAGAAGGTACCCTGAGTGTATCTTCAAGGAGATGAGGACACCACAAAGTCGGCCAATTTATCAGCCAGTAACTCTACCTGCAAACGAGCCAATCCGTCCGAAAAGCTGACTGACATCGTGACGCTATGCCGACTCAGATAACGTCTGCGAACAATTACGCTGTTTGAATAACATCGTTGAGCTAAGTCGATGCTTAGCAGTTTTCAATCACGCAGTTGACTTGGGTTGGGCGACATCTTTGACGAAGCGAAGAATCTCGTATCCACGATTGCAACATTCGTGTCTTACAAACCCGCTCCGTAATTCGCTCGAAGATCGGAAAGTCTAAGATGACTCGAGAGGCACTCCAACCGATCGGTCTTTGACTTTCAAAATGTACAGTGATTCCGATTGCCTCATGGGAGGCTAGCGAGCAGCTTGTTCCGGATCTTCGGCAGAAAGTCATTGACGCGGACATTATTATCGATAATATATAGTCATATTAAGTTAACCTTGAGGAATTCAGATGGTCAAACGCCAGTGCATGAGCGATGAGATCCGAAATGCCCTAGCACAAAGGATTTATGATGGATCCCTGATGCCCAATGCGCGGTTGATCGAACTATCTATTGCCGAAGAATTCGGCACTAGCCAGACACCAGTTCGTGAGGCATTACGTGAACTTGAGGCGATGCGGCTGGTCCAGTCAGAGCCTTATAAAGGAACGCGGGTGCGACAGATTACGCCTCGCGAAATGGCCGAAGCATATATGGTACGGGCCATTCTCGAGCAGCGGGCCGCCGAGTTAGCCGCCGCACGTTTTGAGAATAACACGTCCGCGCTGGAAGCCACCGTAGAACGAATCTGTGATTCGGCCAAGCGTGGCGACATCGACGCATATGCCCAAGGCAACCTGGACTTCCATCGAAGCATCGTTGCTGCCGCAGACAACCTGGTGCTTCTACAAAGCTGGGATGCTTTAAGGTTTGAAGCCAGAATTCGTGTGAATCTGTTCCGCAAAGAAAACGCCATCGTTGCGCGTGCCGCCGAGCATCATCCGATCGTGGTGGCACTGAAACAAGGCAATGGCATCGAGGCTGGTCGTCTGCTTCGCGAGCATTCGGAGTCGTTCGCGGAAGCCTGGGCCAAAGAAGTTGAGTCCCCTTCATCTGATACCGATACACCCTCCCCATCTTGCACGATCGAAACGTCCACTGCGACGAATGGATCGGATTAGCCCCGCCTTACTCCCCCGCGAATCCCCTTTCTCTGAGTAGTTACGACGTCATGTGGATTGTTCGCCTGGCGCTGCAGCGGCCGTATACGTTCGTTGTTGCTTCGATGCTAATTGCCATTGCTGGTGTAATTTCGATTCGTCGGATGGAAACCGATATCTTCCCTGAGATCAATATTCCAGTCGTTGCCATCATCTGGACTTATCAGGGAATTCCCCCAGACGAAATGGAAACGCGAATCGTCGGCAGCTTCGAACGCGTGTTGTTCGCAACCGTGAACGAAATCGAGCATGTCGAAAGCCAATCGCTTAATGGGATTAGCGTTGTCAAAGTATTCCTACAGGAAGGCGCCAGCGTTGACTCTGCAATTTCGCAGATCGTGGCGACTTCCCAGCAGTCACTCAAGTCGATGCCGCCTGGGATCTTTCCTCCTTTAGTCATGTGCTATAACGCGGCCAACGTCCCAATCGTGCAGGCATCGATTGGAAGCGAAAGCCTCACCGAGCAGCAACTCTACGATTTGGCCACCAATTCCATGCGGCCCGGTCTCGCTCCGGTTCGGGGGGCACAAATGACATGGCCCTATGGTGGCAAGGTCCGGCAGATCATGATCGATATTGACCCGGATAAGCTATACGCGTGGGGAAT includes:
- a CDS encoding response regulator; translated protein: MFKGGVKSKLIFLVALSGVAFACLGIYGISNSASTFTWVGQVYKTAEDFRDSSRNIAVPLNELRQLSLSIVMAPNATLQRDLDVRQQKLTGQIDEAFSRWKIDSGNSKEAEAFAQLGRSWREYKELKDFTIEKAKQRYREEAFINATGAEQLQFEKVNDDLNGWMQTRIDNADQVYREANSQFNRTIWVSSIVIGLLTFIVATAGYFASKSIIRPIYALKAAATQIANREPVTSIGVQTKDELGELARDMETMAAAIAAYDAQQQQSEAEVRKLNVELEHRVHQRTAELGKTVNELRIAKDAAEASNRTKSEFLANMSHEIRTPMNGIIGMTDLALDTNLSSDQREYLEMVKDSADHLLDVINDILDFSKIEAGKLELSPFEFELRDHLDDTVGLLALKANSKGIELACHVLNSVPEVLIGDAGRLRQIIVNLLGNAIKFTSEGEVIMRVEVDSRSADDIMLHFSVRDTGIGISEDKRELLFKAFSQVDSSMTRKYGGTGLGLAISAQLIKLMQGEVWVESQLGKGSTFHFTAKFGLPKIRPLRTTPIEIEKLRGVPILVVDDNLTNCRLLHEMLSAWNMKPTTVTNGRDALRTLHEAYEHGEPFSIVLTDNMMPEMDGFTLAEKIRSRAELVGSTLMMLSSADRREDAARCHTVGVDAYLTKPIRRTELLHAIMQCKHVVSKQRETSEVKSSANQPTSENGLRLLLVEDNPVNQRLAERLLEKRGHIVVIADNGRIALDLLEKDNLFDVVLMDVQMPEMDGFEATAAIRAREQSGGKHIPILAMTAHAMKGDRERCLEAGMDSYISKPLNATLLYDELDRLARRT
- a CDS encoding ABC transporter substrate-binding protein, which produces MPRTSPAYLLVVLVSLVLVVGVTGRPSFGQTNSIEAIELRTDDAWNRASTKLVKGSHVKVFIPSLPYLYTSHAVNGALIRPAANQRGWEYDMAVDHQQIDDTTYEFQLRRGVRFQDGTPFNADAVVLNMEYFKKKPVQYSKIDEVFDHVEKVDDYTVRFHLTQKYGSFMNDAIWMQFYTEEYLKRNPGGWNGKDNCPNLSMPGPYGLGPYMLTEGYMEGDRQTSKAVLTANPYYWDPNYPKVETITVFTDLDSQEAKQMALYEEGELDITIIPPEDKVETILSDFSKLVISPSTDNIAIHFNMINGHPKLKDKAVRNALNEAINRHNLLHFVLENEGLLSPISPQFPGVGEVSQHLLPTPADFDPNDNETQQRLRGILDGLTLRVLTQDRFLPLWRGIETHFARVGVTLDIQVTNSEREIFEQLLTTYKGKNSDHWDLLIWGNDDWYFNHPFSVFLVLRANNAWSTILPDPVMDEYLEEMFQATVEDPDFADICEKIMRRAYDQGYMLFVPTPNKVFAVNKEVVFHPYRMACMPLWRIEVTEQHWSVRSSKAPYPPSLRTPVEITRVQIK
- a CDS encoding GntR family transcriptional regulator is translated as MSDEIRNALAQRIYDGSLMPNARLIELSIAEEFGTSQTPVREALRELEAMRLVQSEPYKGTRVRQITPREMAEAYMVRAILEQRAAELAAARFENNTSALEATVERICDSAKRGDIDAYAQGNLDFHRSIVAAADNLVLLQSWDALRFEARIRVNLFRKENAIVARAAEHHPIVVALKQGNGIEAGRLLREHSESFAEAWAKEVESPSSDTDTPSPSCTIETSTATNGSD